Sequence from the Nitrospirota bacterium genome:
CACCTATGCCCGGCTGATGAAGGCGAACTTCGATCGACTGATCGACGGCGCCGTGGGCGCCGCACAGACCAGTTTCGAGGCGATCGGCTCCTCGTCGCCGGACTTGGCCATCTTGATCAGTTGCGTCGGCCGAAAACTCGTGCTGAAGCAACGCATCGAGGAGGAAGTGGAGGGCGTGCGCGACATCCTCGGCGAACGGGCGGTCTTCGCCGGCTTCTATTCCTACGGGGAAATTTCTCCGTTTGCCCCGCGCGAGAAATGCACCCTGCATAACCAGACCATGACCATCACCACATTGACCGAGCCATAGGCATGGCCCAGCACAGCTTACTCAAACGTCAGCTCAAGCGGCTCCTCGGCGATGCGGAGCCCATCCCGAAGCACTGGCAAGCTTTCATTGACGCCGTGGATCAAGCCTATCTCGCCGCCGACGCGGACAGAAAAGTGCTGGAGCGCTCCCTTGACCTGAGTTCCCATGAACTGCTCCAGGCGAATTCGGAGATGCGGGCCGTGGTGCAGGCCTTCCCGGACATTTTCTTCCTGCTGGATACACAAGGCACGATCTTGAGCTACAAGGGCGGCACGAGCACCGACTTCTACCTCTCGCCGGAACAGTTGCTGGGCAAACGCCTGCAGGACGTGCCGTTGGCCAATGCCGGCACCCAATTCGAACACGCGATCCGGGAAGTGCAGGTACGCAACGCCATCGTCAGCGTGGAATATGCCCTGACGGCGCGGAATCGAACGGACTATTACGAGGCCCGCTTGGCCCCCCTGCCGAACCAGCAGATCCTGATGATCGTGAGAAATATCAGCGAACGCAAACAGGCCGAGATCGCGCTGCGCAACGCGCACGGCGAGTTGGAATACCGGGTCGCGGACCGCACCACGGACCTTTTGAGAGCCAACGAAGCGTTGCGGGATCAAATCACCCAACGCAAGCGGGCGGAAGCGGAGCGCGACCGCTTTTTCGCCGTCTCGGTCGACTTGCTTTGCGTCGCAGGGTTTGACGGCTCCTGGAAGCACCTGAACCCCGCGTGGGAGAAGACGCTCGGCTGGACTATTGCGGAACTGCGCGCACGGCCCTATCACGAATTTATCCACCCGGACGATCAGGCCGCGACGATCGCCGCGATGCGGAAGCTCGCGGAAGGCAGCCCGACCATTTCCTTTGAGAACCGCTACCAATGCAAGGACGGCTCGTACCGGTGGTTCCAATGGAACGCGGCTCCGTTTCCGGAACAACGCCTGATCTACGCCACGGCGCGCGACGTCACGGAACACCGGCAACTGGAGGAACAACTGCGCCAAGCGCAGAAGATGGAAGCGATCGGGAAGCTCGCCGGCGGGATCGCCCACGACTTCAACAACATCTTGACGGTCATCACAGGCCACAGCCAGATGCTCCTGGAGACCCTGGACCGCAGCGATCCCCAGCGCGAGCATGTGCAGGAGATTCAGGAGGCAGGAGACCGGGCCACCGCGCTGACCAACCAACTGCTCACGTTCAGCCGTCGACAGGTGGTGCAGCCCAAAGTGCTGGACCTCAATGCGATCGTGGGCCACATCGAAGGCATGCTGCGGCGCCTCATCGGGGAAGACATCCATCTGGCGACGAAACTGATCCAGGAGCCGGCGTTCGTCAAAGTCGATCCCGGACAGATCGAACAAGTCATCGTCAACCTGGCGGTCAATGCGCGCGACGCGATGCCGCAGGGCGGCCGATTGGCCATCGAGACGTCCACGGTCGAACTGGATCAGCCCCCGATCCATGCGCACGGCGTCGCCCAAGCCGGGCCCTACGTGATGCTGACCATCAGCGACACCGGCCAGGGGATGGACGCCACGACCCAAGCGCGGATCTTCGAGCCCTTCTTCACCACCAAAGAGCAAGGCAAAGGCACCGGGCTGGGATTGTCCACCGTGTACGGGATCGTCAGCCAAAGCAGCGGATCCATCGTCGTCCACAGTGAGCCGGGACGCGGCACGACCTTCAAGATCTACCTGCCGCGGATCAGGCAGGAGACCCTGGACATCGCCCCGACGTCGGTCGTGACGCAGCCCCCGCATGGCTCGGAATCCATCCTGCTCGTTGAAGATGAAGAGAAGGTCCGGATGCTGGTGGCGGCGGTACTCCGCAGAAAAGGCTTCACCGTGCAGACGGCACGGGATGGGGCGGAGGCCTTAAAGACCCTTGAAGCCCACACAGGACCGCTGCATCTGCTGCTCACAGATATGGTGATGCCGGGCATGAATGGGCGGGAGTTGGCCGAACAAGTCACCCGTCGGCATCCGACGATCAAAGTCTTGTACATGTCGGGCTACACGGATGACGCGACCGTCCGCCATGGCGCGCTGGACGCCAGCACACCGTTCCTGCAAAAGCCCTTCCCCCCCGACGTGCTCGTGCGCAAGCTGCGCGAGCTGCTGGACGCGTAAGAGAAGGGTGTACCGCGTGGCGCCGTTGCGCCGACGTCAAGCTCACCGAGTCACGGGTTTAGTGAGCGCGGCTGACGAACGGTGCGGGCCTCGTCGGCGGCATGATGCGTTGGAGCCAGACTCCTACTGATACCTTCCTGTTGGCCGAACGCCTTGCCGGATAAACTGAACGGCGTCCGGTACCCGCGCCGCTATCAAACAGGCAATGTTCGCCACGCCTTCTCCTCGACCTGCACCCATTCCAGCCGAGAGGAACACGGTTGACACTCATTTGTTAAAAAAGTAGCTTATCCTCATTCCATCCCAACGCTAACCGAAAGAGGCCCTCCATGCTTCCAGGACTTTATTCCGTCGTGTTTTCAGCGCCAAGCGGAAATGCCGGCATCGGGTTAGTAGTGGCAGACCGTGGGAAGCTTCATGGAGGCGATCTCAGTTACTTATATCGTGGCACTTATGAAACGGAAGGGTCTTCAGTAAAGGCAAGAATTTATGTTTCACACTATCGAGGACAGCCCAATTCGATTCTGGGCCCACTTGGCAGCTTCACCTTAATACTTTCAGGAAATTCGAGCGATACTGGTTTTGTGCTGTCCGGACATGTCGAAGATCGTCCACAACTTATGATCTCGATTACCGCAGAGAGACGAGCACCTCTTATCGAATAACATGGACTTCTTTTTTGCGGATGACTCACGTCAGGCCACACCATCGAGAGCCAGGATGGGTCCTCTTGTTGGCATAGGTGGCATACGCGTTCCTGACGAACAAGTTCCAGTTCTGGAGAAGGCCCTTAACGATATCTGCAAAGACTTTGGCTTCCCTGGGCGAGAGAGTTTCAAATGGTCCCCGGGACGTGAACTATGGATGCGAGACAACCTCAGACACCCTCGAAGAGAAGAATTTTTCTTGACCATACTGGAGCTTGCCAAAACTAGCGGAGTCAAAGCGTTAGTAATAGCTGAAGATACGGGACACCGCCGAGCCACAGCTGGCGCGCCAAATCCCGAAGCCGATGTGACTCGCTTATTTTTAGAACGAGTACATAACGAACTGGTGCGAAGTGATAAGTATGGTGTGGTCGTAGTTGCAAGACCGACAGGAGATCGCTCTGATGAAGACCGTTTCCTCGCAGATTGCCTTGAAACGATTGCTTCCGGAACAGCCTATGTCAAGCCTGACCATATCGCTCTGAATGTACTTTCAGCACATGCGAGAGTCGTACGACTTCTTCAGCTTGCAGACGTGGTTGCTTCTTGTTCTATAGCAGCCCTTGCTGGCGAGAAAAAATATGCCCCGCCTGTATTTGAGGCAATCAAGCTGATACTCGTAAGAGATTCAGAGAGGATTGGCGGCATCGGCTTCAAAGTTCACCCCGACTACATTTACGCCAATATCTACCATTGGCTCCTCGGAGATTCTCATTTTTGGAAGCGCGCATGTGGAATACCAATGCCAATGAAGACTAGGCCTTACGGCACAGACCCGCTTAAGTACTAGAACAAACGGGCTTAGGCTATAGACAAAATCCTCGGCGGAAGTATGGCATACTCGCGTAGCCTTGAGAGACTGTCAGCGAAGGAGGACCGGGCATGAGGCGATCGCTCTACCGCCTGCTTATCATCAGTTCGGTTCCGATTCTTCTACTTTCGGCGGTGAGCTGCAGCGGCACTCATGGGAGGACGGCCACGGCAGACACCAACGACCTCGGATCGGTGTTCGACGCCCATGTGAAGCATGAGTTCGTGGAGCATGACGTGGAGGCGACGATGCGGACGATGGCTCCGCAGCCGGACTTGCTGCACCTCCCCACCCTGGCCGGGGGCAGAGGCGTCGATCAGGTGCGAAGCTTCTACGGAACCTACTTCGTCGGAAAGTGGCCGGCCGACACGAAGGTGGAGCAGGTGTCGCGGACGGTGGGCCGAGAGCAAGTGGTGGACGAACTGCTCGTGAGCTTCACCCACGATATCCGGCTCGATTTCATGCTGCCCGGCATCCCGCCGACCGGCAAACGTGTGGAGATGCCCGTCGTGGTGGTCATGAAATTCGCCGACGGCAAGATCGCCTACGAACACATCTACTGGGACCAGGCTTCGCTGCTCGTACAGGTCGGGCTGTTGGATCCCAAGCTCCTGCCGGCCATCGGCGTGGAACAGGCCAAGGCGCTTCGCGATCCCTCCTTTCCGTTGAACCCGTTCCTGAAGCTGCCCACGCCTTAAAGACTGTGGGCGGAGAGGCGGCAATCACAGATCATCCGGAAACGGAATCGGCCCCGCCCACTGTCCCTTCGCCAGCTTCACTTCCTGAAACCCTCCGTCCGGCCATTGAAAGCAGCCGGACGAATCCACTTCGACGATGAAGGGTTCCATATCGCCCGCTCCGCCTCGGTACCAGTACCAGCCGGCCCCGGTTGGTTTCTCGTCGGTCCATCGCAATCCGGCCATCCTCAATTCCTTCCTTGCTCTCGTTGTCACACCTGACGATCCGGAGCGCCCCCCTCTTCGACCAATTCCTTGAACGTCGCCAGGAAGGTCTTCCCGGTGGGTTTTCCGAAGCGTTGAATGAACCACATCAGCGCCCGGAATACCAGAGGGATGCCGGAGCGGCCCAGCTCGATGGTCTGCACCAGCCTGGTACCGCCGGGGATCGGCGTCAGGTCGTAGACTTCCCGCGCGAAGGCCCCCTTGGGCATCTTGCCGCCCGAGACGCGAACGGCCAGCCTGACCGGCGGCTGGTACTCGTCGATCTCCGCGTCCATTTCATTCGCGTTCCCCCGGAGGACATAGGTGGCGCGATACCGGAAGCCCTTGGCCGGCGCTCCCCAGGTGATGGGCCCCACCCGCTGTACGTTCGGATTCCAGGCCGGCAGATTGTTGGGATCTTCGAGAAACCGCCACACAACTTCCGGCGACCGGCCGACGTCCACTTGATCCCGCAGATTCATCGCCTCAGCCTCTTCAGGCTCCACCCGGCTAAAGAATGTCGAGCAGACACTGCACCTCCGGCGCCCCATATTCGGCCCGGCCGGTCAAGACTTCCAGGTTCGGGAGCAGCCGCGCGCGGCCGGCCCCATGCGCATGGCCGCAGAGAACGGTGAGCTGCCGGTCAGGCCGCTTGGTCATGGCCTCCAACAGAACATCTCCGACCGCCCGGCAGGTGAAGAACGGCGCCCAGTTATCGTCGGCGGTCTTGCCTTCGTGCCAACAGGCCTCGACGAACGGCGGCACATGAGTGAGGAGAATCACCCGCTCATAGGCATCCAGCACCGGGGGCAGCACGGCCCTCAGATGATCCGCCGCTTCATCTCCGAGTCGCTTCAGGCGCGCGAGCAACTCGCTCCGATCCAGGCCGCTCAGCTCGCGGATCAACCGATGGTCGTTGAGCCGGACCGTCGAGTTGGCATAGTCGCCCAGCCGCCCGTCGCCCCAGCCGTCATGGCCGACCAAGCCGGTGGTGTCGGTCAGCTTCACGCAGCCAACGTGCGAGAGATAGGTCAACCGGCTTTCGGCGCGGCAGAGCCCGTCCATGCTCTTGCGGACGGTCGGGATGGACCCCTGGTAGAAATCATGGTTGCCAAGCACGAAGTAGATGGGCCGCTGAATGTCCGCCGCCATGGTCTTGAGGTACCACTCGACCGTATCCGCCTCGGCGATGTCGCCGCCGACCAGGACAATGTCCGGGTTCTCGGCGCGAAGGGCCGCGCAAAAGGCCTGCACCTGCTCGGCGCTCAGAAAGTTCAAGTGTATGTCCGTGACCCAGGCTGCCCGCATCGTCCTGATCTTACTCCTGTCATGATGCCGCAATATGATTTCTGACTACCTTATGATGAACAGGCTCGGCCGTTCGGTCAACCGCGACGAATTTCCGCCCTCTCCCCGATATAGGTCTTTCGGCCTATTTTGACCATGGGCATCTCCGTACTCAAAACTCCTACAAACCACTGGCGTTTCAAGGTCTTTCCCCCTTGACTTGCTCTTGGCCCACCGGCTAATGTAGCACTCCCTTTGGACCTATACGGGGGAGTTTGTCTTGACGCAGCCTGCTGCCATCGGACATCCCGGCCTCGTCGCCGCCATTGCGGAGGATATCCACGCCTCCGGTCCGATCACGTTTGCCCGCTTCATAGAACTGGCCCTCTACCATCCGCAATTCGGCTACTACACCCGTACAACCGACAGGAACAGCGACGAACGGATCGACTCTGATCAAAGCTCCGAAAATCGCGCCGGCCTGGGGCGAACCCGCGAAGACCGCATCGGCCCAGGTCGAGCCTGCGAAGACCGTATCGGATGGAACGGCGACTTCTACACCAGTAGCGACGTTCATCCGGTCATGGCCCAGGCCCTGGCCCGCCAAGTCCAGCAAGTGGACGAGGCGCTCGGCCGGCCCGATCCGGTGACCGTCCTCGAGATGGGCGCAGGCAAGGGCCTGCTGGCCCGCGACTTCCTGACGGCCTGTGAGCGCACGCCCGGCGATTTCTTCCGCCGCCTCCGCTACGTGATCATTGAGCGGAGCCCCGCCATGCGGGCCTCGCAACGGCAGCAATTAACCCGCTGGCTCAACGCCCCCGCAACCGTGTCCTGGCTCGATGACCTGGCCCAACTGGAAACAGGCAGTCTGGTCGGCATCGTGCTCTCCAACGAACTGGTGGATGCCTTTCCCGTGCACCGGATCACGGTCGAACAGGGCCGGCCGAAGGAACTCTTCGTCGGATGGGAGCAGGGCCGGTTTGTCGAGCAGGCACAGCCTCTGGCCAACCAGGACCTGCAACGGTATCTACAGCGTCTCTCGTCCATCGACATCACGCTGGCCGAGGGCTACCGCACGGAAGTCAATCTTGCCGCCGTGGCCTGGATGAAGGACGTGGCGCGGGTGCTGGGACGCGGCCTGGTCCTGACGATCGACTACGGACACACGGCCCAGGACCTCTACGGACCGGACCGGCGCAAGGGCACGCTGCTCTGTTACTACCATCAAATGGCCTCGGACGATCCCTATACGCGCGTCGGCCTGCAGGACATGACGGCCCACGTGGATTTCACGAGCCTGGCCACCGCCGGGGAAGAAGCAGGGCTCGCCACCACCGGCTTCACGAACCAGATGAGCTTTCTGATGGGCCTGGGCGTGGAGCAGATATTGGACGGACTGGAGCCGGGATCGCGGGATTTTCAGGCGATCGTGCATCTGCTCCGCCCGGAGGGGATGGGGCGGACGTTCAAGATTCTGGCGCAGCACAAGGGCGTGGCGCTCCCCGAGCTGGACGGCTTGCGGTTCAAGCCCTTTTTCGGCTCGGCGTTGCGCATGCCCGCGTACGCCAAGTAAGGTTTAACGAACGACTGGAGCACCTGATGGGGGGCGATCTCGTTCCGCTCAATTATCTGCCGATCCTGATCTTCATCGGGGTCGCCCTGGCCTTCGGAGTCGTGTCGCTCCTGGCCGGCTGGGTCGTGCGCCCCAGCAAGCCCTACCGGGCCAAGCTCTCCCCCTACGAGAGCGGCAGCCCTCTGTTCCAAGACGCGCGGGTCCCGTTCCCGATGCGATACTACGTGATCGCGATGCTGTTCGTGATCTTCGACATCGAGATCGTGTTCCTGTTCCCCTGGGCCGTGTCGTTCCGCAAACTGGGGCTGGTAGGGTTGATGGAGATGGTCCTGTTCATCGCCATCCTGGTCGTTGGA
This genomic interval carries:
- a CDS encoding nuclear transport factor 2 family protein, which produces MRRSLYRLLIISSVPILLLSAVSCSGTHGRTATADTNDLGSVFDAHVKHEFVEHDVEATMRTMAPQPDLLHLPTLAGGRGVDQVRSFYGTYFVGKWPADTKVEQVSRTVGREQVVDELLVSFTHDIRLDFMLPGIPPTGKRVEMPVVVVMKFADGKIAYEHIYWDQASLLVQVGLLDPKLLPAIGVEQAKALRDPSFPLNPFLKLPTP
- a CDS encoding DUF3800 domain-containing protein, giving the protein MDFFFADDSRQATPSRARMGPLVGIGGIRVPDEQVPVLEKALNDICKDFGFPGRESFKWSPGRELWMRDNLRHPRREEFFLTILELAKTSGVKALVIAEDTGHRRATAGAPNPEADVTRLFLERVHNELVRSDKYGVVVVARPTGDRSDEDRFLADCLETIASGTAYVKPDHIALNVLSAHARVVRLLQLADVVASCSIAALAGEKKYAPPVFEAIKLILVRDSERIGGIGFKVHPDYIYANIYHWLLGDSHFWKRACGIPMPMKTRPYGTDPLKY
- a CDS encoding SAM-dependent methyltransferase encodes the protein MTQPAAIGHPGLVAAIAEDIHASGPITFARFIELALYHPQFGYYTRTTDRNSDERIDSDQSSENRAGLGRTREDRIGPGRACEDRIGWNGDFYTSSDVHPVMAQALARQVQQVDEALGRPDPVTVLEMGAGKGLLARDFLTACERTPGDFFRRLRYVIIERSPAMRASQRQQLTRWLNAPATVSWLDDLAQLETGSLVGIVLSNELVDAFPVHRITVEQGRPKELFVGWEQGRFVEQAQPLANQDLQRYLQRLSSIDITLAEGYRTEVNLAAVAWMKDVARVLGRGLVLTIDYGHTAQDLYGPDRRKGTLLCYYHQMASDDPYTRVGLQDMTAHVDFTSLATAGEEAGLATTGFTNQMSFLMGLGVEQILDGLEPGSRDFQAIVHLLRPEGMGRTFKILAQHKGVALPELDGLRFKPFFGSALRMPAYAK
- a CDS encoding NADH-quinone oxidoreductase subunit A, with the translated sequence MGGDLVPLNYLPILIFIGVALAFGVVSLLAGWVVRPSKPYRAKLSPYESGSPLFQDARVPFPMRYYVIAMLFVIFDIEIVFLFPWAVSFRKLGLVGLMEMVLFIAILVVGFWYAWKKGALEWD
- a CDS encoding PAS domain S-box protein — encoded protein: MAQHSLLKRQLKRLLGDAEPIPKHWQAFIDAVDQAYLAADADRKVLERSLDLSSHELLQANSEMRAVVQAFPDIFFLLDTQGTILSYKGGTSTDFYLSPEQLLGKRLQDVPLANAGTQFEHAIREVQVRNAIVSVEYALTARNRTDYYEARLAPLPNQQILMIVRNISERKQAEIALRNAHGELEYRVADRTTDLLRANEALRDQITQRKRAEAERDRFFAVSVDLLCVAGFDGSWKHLNPAWEKTLGWTIAELRARPYHEFIHPDDQAATIAAMRKLAEGSPTISFENRYQCKDGSYRWFQWNAAPFPEQRLIYATARDVTEHRQLEEQLRQAQKMEAIGKLAGGIAHDFNNILTVITGHSQMLLETLDRSDPQREHVQEIQEAGDRATALTNQLLTFSRRQVVQPKVLDLNAIVGHIEGMLRRLIGEDIHLATKLIQEPAFVKVDPGQIEQVIVNLAVNARDAMPQGGRLAIETSTVELDQPPIHAHGVAQAGPYVMLTISDTGQGMDATTQARIFEPFFTTKEQGKGTGLGLSTVYGIVSQSSGSIVVHSEPGRGTTFKIYLPRIRQETLDIAPTSVVTQPPHGSESILLVEDEEKVRMLVAAVLRRKGFTVQTARDGAEALKTLEAHTGPLHLLLTDMVMPGMNGRELAEQVTRRHPTIKVLYMSGYTDDATVRHGALDASTPFLQKPFPPDVLVRKLRELLDA
- a CDS encoding phosphoesterase, with protein sequence MRAAWVTDIHLNFLSAEQVQAFCAALRAENPDIVLVGGDIAEADTVEWYLKTMAADIQRPIYFVLGNHDFYQGSIPTVRKSMDGLCRAESRLTYLSHVGCVKLTDTTGLVGHDGWGDGRLGDYANSTVRLNDHRLIRELSGLDRSELLARLKRLGDEAADHLRAVLPPVLDAYERVILLTHVPPFVEACWHEGKTADDNWAPFFTCRAVGDVLLEAMTKRPDRQLTVLCGHAHGAGRARLLPNLEVLTGRAEYGAPEVQCLLDIL